From the Homo sapiens chromosome 1, GRCh38.p14 Primary Assembly genome, one window contains:
- the GSTM4 gene encoding glutathione S-transferase Mu 4 isoform 2 (isoform 2 is encoded by transcript variant 2), translating into MSMTLGYWDIRGLAHAIRLLLEYTDSSYEEKKYTMGDAPDYDRSQWLNEKFKLGLDFPNLPYLIDGAHKITQSNAILCYIARKHNLCGETEEEKIRVDILENQAMDVSNQLARVCYSPDFEKLKPEYLEELPTMMQHFSQFLGKRPWFVGDKITFVDFLAYDVLDLHRIFEPNCLDAFPNLKDFISRFEVSCGIM; encoded by the exons ATGTCCATGACACTGGGGTACTGGGACATCCGCGGG CTGGCCCACGCCATCCGCCTGCTCCTGGAATACACAGACTCAAGCTACGAGGAAAAGAAGTATACGATGGGGGACG CTCCTGACTATGACAGAAGCCAGTGGCTGAATGAAAAATTCAAGCTGGGCCTGGACTTTCCCAAT CTGCCCTACTTGATTGATGGGGCTCACAAGATCACCCAGAGCAACGCCATCCTGTGCTACATTGCCCGCAAGCACAACCTGT GTggggagacagaagaggagaagattCGTGTGGACATTTTGGAGAACCAGGCTATGGACGTCTCCAATCAGCTGGCCAGAGTCTGCTACAGCCCTGACTTT GAGAAACTGAAGCCAGAATACTTGGAGGAACTTCCTACAATGATGCAGCACTTCTCACAGTTCCTGGGGAAGAGGCCATGGTTTGTTGGAGACAAG ATCACCTTTGTAGATTTCCTCGCCTATGATGTCCTTGACCTCCACCGTATATTTGAGCCCAACTGCTTGGACGCCTTTCCAAATCTGAAGGACTTCATCTCCCGCTTTGAG GTTTCCTGTGGCATAATGTGA
- the GSTM4 gene encoding glutathione S-transferase Mu 4 isoform X1, translating to MSMTLGYWDIRGLAHAIRLLLEYTDSSYEEKKYTMGDAPDYDRSQWLNEKFKLGLDFPNLPYLIDGAHKITQSNAILCYIARKHNLCGETEEEKIRVDILENQAMDVSNQLARVCYSPDFEKLKPEYLEELPTMMQHFSQFLGKRPWFVGDKITFVDFLAYDVLDLHRIFEPNCLDAFPNLKDFISRFECSKCSPCEMSSTLILLLFTDLLLCMRQGVRHSGSCIDDCPILEMSAVRGLQAEQPVRAWRRSLPT from the exons ATGTCCATGACACTGGGGTACTGGGACATCCGCGGG CTGGCCCACGCCATCCGCCTGCTCCTGGAATACACAGACTCAAGCTACGAGGAAAAGAAGTATACGATGGGGGACG CTCCTGACTATGACAGAAGCCAGTGGCTGAATGAAAAATTCAAGCTGGGCCTGGACTTTCCCAAT CTGCCCTACTTGATTGATGGGGCTCACAAGATCACCCAGAGCAACGCCATCCTGTGCTACATTGCCCGCAAGCACAACCTGT GTggggagacagaagaggagaagattCGTGTGGACATTTTGGAGAACCAGGCTATGGACGTCTCCAATCAGCTGGCCAGAGTCTGCTACAGCCCTGACTTT GAGAAACTGAAGCCAGAATACTTGGAGGAACTTCCTACAATGATGCAGCACTTCTCACAGTTCCTGGGGAAGAGGCCATGGTTTGTTGGAGACAAG ATCACCTTTGTAGATTTCCTCGCCTATGATGTCCTTGACCTCCACCGTATATTTGAGCCCAACTGCTTGGACGCCTTTCCAAATCTGAAGGACTTCATCTCCCGCTTTGAG TGTTCCAAGTGTTCCCCCTGTGAGATGAGTAGCACACTGATTTTACTGCTATTCACCGACCTTCTCCTCTGCATGAGGCAGGGTGTGAGGCACAGTGGGAGTTGCATAGATGACTGCCCCATCCTGGAAATGAGTGCAGTGAGAGGCCTGCAGGCAGAGCAGCCTGTGAG GGCTTGGAGAAGATCTCTGCCTACATGA
- the GSTM4 gene encoding glutathione S-transferase Mu 4 isoform 1 (isoform 1 is encoded by transcript variant 1) has product MSMTLGYWDIRGLAHAIRLLLEYTDSSYEEKKYTMGDAPDYDRSQWLNEKFKLGLDFPNLPYLIDGAHKITQSNAILCYIARKHNLCGETEEEKIRVDILENQAMDVSNQLARVCYSPDFEKLKPEYLEELPTMMQHFSQFLGKRPWFVGDKITFVDFLAYDVLDLHRIFEPNCLDAFPNLKDFISRFEGLEKISAYMKSSRFLPKPLYTRVAVWGNK; this is encoded by the exons ATGTCCATGACACTGGGGTACTGGGACATCCGCGGG CTGGCCCACGCCATCCGCCTGCTCCTGGAATACACAGACTCAAGCTACGAGGAAAAGAAGTATACGATGGGGGACG CTCCTGACTATGACAGAAGCCAGTGGCTGAATGAAAAATTCAAGCTGGGCCTGGACTTTCCCAAT CTGCCCTACTTGATTGATGGGGCTCACAAGATCACCCAGAGCAACGCCATCCTGTGCTACATTGCCCGCAAGCACAACCTGT GTggggagacagaagaggagaagattCGTGTGGACATTTTGGAGAACCAGGCTATGGACGTCTCCAATCAGCTGGCCAGAGTCTGCTACAGCCCTGACTTT GAGAAACTGAAGCCAGAATACTTGGAGGAACTTCCTACAATGATGCAGCACTTCTCACAGTTCCTGGGGAAGAGGCCATGGTTTGTTGGAGACAAG ATCACCTTTGTAGATTTCCTCGCCTATGATGTCCTTGACCTCCACCGTATATTTGAGCCCAACTGCTTGGACGCCTTTCCAAATCTGAAGGACTTCATCTCCCGCTTTGAG GGCTTGGAGAAGATCTCTGCCTACATGAAGTCCAGCCGCTTCCTCCCAAAACCTCTGTACACAAGGGTGGCTGTCTGGGGCAACAAGTAA
- the GSTM4 gene encoding glutathione S-transferase Mu 4 isoform X2, with protein sequence MLGSLLAQLSFPGFPSIQLPYLIDGAHKITQSNAILCYIARKHNLCGETEEEKIRVDILENQAMDVSNQLARVCYSPDFEKLKPEYLEELPTMMQHFSQFLGKRPWFVGDKITFVDFLAYDVLDLHRIFEPNCLDAFPNLKDFISRFEVMPPSSFLFDAPCSVTSFQMLSQSWSYIKNNLHLLSAGFMPGTLPSTLYLSCGI encoded by the exons ATGCTGGGGAGCCTGCTGGCCCAACTGAGCTTCCCCGGTTTCCCATCTATCCAGCTGCCCTACTTGATTGATGGGGCTCACAAGATCACCCAGAGCAACGCCATCCTGTGCTACATTGCCCGCAAGCACAACCTGT GTggggagacagaagaggagaagattCGTGTGGACATTTTGGAGAACCAGGCTATGGACGTCTCCAATCAGCTGGCCAGAGTCTGCTACAGCCCTGACTTT GAGAAACTGAAGCCAGAATACTTGGAGGAACTTCCTACAATGATGCAGCACTTCTCACAGTTCCTGGGGAAGAGGCCATGGTTTGTTGGAGACAAG ATCACCTTTGTAGATTTCCTCGCCTATGATGTCCTTGACCTCCACCGTATATTTGAGCCCAACTGCTTGGACGCCTTTCCAAATCTGAAGGACTTCATCTCCCGCTTTGAGGTGATGCCCCCATCCTCCTTTCTCTTTGATGCCCCTTGTTCCGTTACCTCCTTTCAGATGCTTTCCCAGTCCTGGAGCTACATAAAGAATAActtgcatttattgagtgctggcTTCATGCCAGGAACCTTGCCCAGCACATTATACCTATCGTGTGGAATTTGA
- the GSTM4 gene encoding glutathione S-transferase Mu 4 isoform X3, producing the protein MDVSNQLARVCYSPDFEKLKPEYLEELPTMMQHFSQFLGKRPWFVGDKITFVDFLAYDVLDLHRIFEPNCLDAFPNLKDFISRFECSKCSPCEMSSTLILLLFTDLLLCMRQGVRHSGSCIDDCPILEMSAVRGLQAEQPVRAWRRSLPT; encoded by the exons ATGGACGTCTCCAATCAGCTGGCCAGAGTCTGCTACAGCCCTGACTTT GAGAAACTGAAGCCAGAATACTTGGAGGAACTTCCTACAATGATGCAGCACTTCTCACAGTTCCTGGGGAAGAGGCCATGGTTTGTTGGAGACAAG ATCACCTTTGTAGATTTCCTCGCCTATGATGTCCTTGACCTCCACCGTATATTTGAGCCCAACTGCTTGGACGCCTTTCCAAATCTGAAGGACTTCATCTCCCGCTTTGAG TGTTCCAAGTGTTCCCCCTGTGAGATGAGTAGCACACTGATTTTACTGCTATTCACCGACCTTCTCCTCTGCATGAGGCAGGGTGTGAGGCACAGTGGGAGTTGCATAGATGACTGCCCCATCCTGGAAATGAGTGCAGTGAGAGGCCTGCAGGCAGAGCAGCCTGTGAG GGCTTGGAGAAGATCTCTGCCTACATGA